Part of the Sphingobacterium sp. LZ7M1 genome, GGCAATAACTGGAATCGAAATCAACAAGTATCGATGCGAAGCAAAAATGCTGTTTAGATATTGGGAAACTGTCTTCATAATTCTATTGGTTTAGGGTTGTTGGTAAAAGCATTAAAGAGGAATTCAATGTCCAATTTGGATTCGGATTCTGAATGGTTATGCACTAAATAATAAGATCCAGAAAGTTCTTCCTGTACATAAAGCGCCTGTTCAGCATCTGCAGTTGATTTGCTGACCTTGAGTTTTTTGGATAATTGATAGATGTTTTCATCTAAAACCAGGCTTCCACTTTTCATGATCATCAAATGATCAAATAATACATCTACATCACGGATTTGATGGGTTGCAATCAGGAAGATTCGGTCTTCATTGATAAACTTGCTGAGTAATTTTCTGAAGACTGCCTTAGAAGGGATATCCAATCCATTGGTTGGTTCGTCCATCAACAGGACCGAACTGTTGCAGGCTAATGCAAAAGAAAGATGGACCTTACGGTGCTGTCCTAATGAAAGTGCTCTAAGCCTATTGCTGATCGGGATATTAAACTCCTTGATACAGTCCAAATACTGTTGATGGTCGTACTTGCTGTAGAACGCACCATACAGTTTTCCGAATTGTTCGATCCCAAGATCAGGTAATTTGCTGTAATCTGGGAGAAAATAAACCTCATTGAAATATTCGGCGATCCGTTCTGAACTGAAATGTCCTTTGAATTCGATGCTTCCATCCTTTGGTATCAACATGCCGACGATAAGCTTCAGTAAAGTGGTCTTGCCCTCACCGTTTAACCCCAATAAGCCATATATGCTTCCGGGTTTTAAAGTTGTGTTTATATTCCAAAGAATATTCTTGTTCGGTTTATAATAATACGATAATGATTTAATGGTTAACATAGAGTATTGTTTTAGTGTATTAATGTGGTAGTACACTACAAATATACAATCGTATTTATGATCTGCAAGAAAAAAGTGAAAATATTTTGAGTGATAAGGTTGTAGCGTAGAGGGGATTGCAGAAAAAATGGGCAGAATTCTCATTCTGCCCATTTTTATATTTTTTGCTCAAATTGCTTATTGTGCTGGAGCTGGAGTTTTATCTACGACTAATTTTTTGTCGCGGTTAGCGATTTCCCAAGCTGTATGGAAAACTAGTTTTTCGCGTTTAGCCATCATTGGGAAGTCGATTTTATCCACGGTATCATTTGGTGTATGATAGTCTGGGTGTAATCCTGAGAAGAAGAAAATCACTGGAATACCATGTTTGGCCAAGTTGTATTGGTCAGAGCGGTAATAGATACGCATAGGATCCTTAGGATCATCATACATGTAATCTAATTCCATTTGCGTGTAGTCATTATTGGCTTTCTCATTGATGGCCTTCAATTCCGAACTCAACATATCTGATCCAATAGCATGGATGTAATTGTGGTTTCCGTTCAAGTGCTTATCATCTATACGACCGATCATATCCATATTCAAACAGGTTACTGTGTTGCTCAATGGGAAGATCGGGTGCTGAGAGTAATAATTTGATCCTAATAGACCTTTCTCCTCCGCAGCAAATGCCATGAACAGGATTGTCCTTCTAGGACCTTTGCCATCTTTTTTTGCTGCTGCGAAAGCTCTAGCCAATTCCATAACACCTACAGTTCCTGAACCGTTGTCATCTGCACCTGGGAAGAATGTGCCATCAGGAAGGATTCCGTCATGGTCATAGTGTCCAGAGATAATCACAACTTCATCTTTAAGGTCGGTTCCTTCGATTAAACCTAGTACGTTAGGGTCATGGAATTCCTCTTTCTTAACGCCCATGGTAGCATCTACTGATGCTTTAACATCAAATGAATTTGCTTTTCCTGTATTATTGATCGATTCTTTGACTTTTTCTACAGTAGTGTTTTTAGCTGCTAAGATTTGATTGGCAGTTTCCACAGTAATGTTTGCTACTGGGATATCCATGCTAGGTTGGTTGGTCTGGGTTTCATTAGATTTTAATGAAAAGCGACCTCCTGTCAAACGGTTTCCAAAACGGCTGATCATTTCTGCATTCTGAGAACTAACTGCCAAGATCATCTGTGGCTTAAGTTTGCTCAGTTCCTGGATTCTTTTGAAACGGCTTGTTGACCAATCAGAAGGTGTGGAAGTTCCAGAAATCAAAGAATTGCCGTCTTTGGTCGGTTCTCCTTCGTTGATGACCAATACCACTTTACCTGCAATATCCAAACCTTTAAGGTCATTGTATTTATCAGATTGGATACCGTAGCCTACGAAAACGATATCAGAAGCCTTGAAGTCTCTACTGTTGTTGTTGCCTTGGATAAATAGGTCCTTTCCATTTTCCAATGCTTTGTTGTTGATGCTGAATTTATCAACGATATAGGATGTTCTTTCCAATGCTACAGGTTGGAAATAAGAACCATTTACTGCTGGTGTTAAGCCTAATTCTTTGAATACATTTGCAATGTATTCAACAGTTTTTTTACCGCCTTCTTGCCCAGTTCCACGTCCTTCAAACTCGCGGGAAGCAAGAATGGTCAGGTGTTTTTTAGCCGACTCTTCGGTTAAGAGGTCAGCATATTTCTTTTGATTTGCTTGTTGAGCTACCGAACAGCTAAAAAGCGACGGTATCAAAAAAGAAAGAATAAGTAATTTTTTCATTATCGATTTTAAATTGGTTATGCACAAGAAATTTTGTTCACACGGTTAGCATGACGGCCACCTTCGAAGTCTGTTGTCAAGAAGGTGCGAACAATACGTTTTGCTAGGTCAAGATCAATAAAACGAGCTGGAATACAAACGATATTTGCATCATTGTGTTGACGAGCTAGGGCTGAAATTTCCTCCAACCAGCAAATTGCAGCACGAATGCCTTGATGTTTGTTAGCTGTAATGGCAACTCCGTTTGCACTGCCACAGATCAAGATGCCTAACTCATTTTCTTTGCTCTCTACACTTGAAGATACAGGATGTGCAAAATCTGGATAGTCAACAGAATCTGCAGTAGCAGGACCGAAATCCTGAACAGTATAACCTAATTCATTTAAGAATGTGATTAATGCTGTTTTATATTCAAACCCAGCGTGATCACTGCCAATTGCGATTTTTTTAGACATGATGTATTATTTTGTATTATAAAATTCTTTTTCTGCAAGTTCCTTCGCTTTTTTAACATTCGCCGAAACCATGATGCTCAATTCGTATAAGATAAACATTGGAGCACTTACCGTCAATAACGTGATAACATCCGCTGTAGGGGTGATGATAGCTGCAATGACCAAGATGATCACAATGGCATATCTACGGCTAGCACGCATAAACTCTGGGGTCATGATTCCTATCTTAGATAGGATAAAGATCAGGATAGGAAGCAAGAAGATGATTCCACAACCTAGTGTTAAAGTCGCAATGGTCGATAGATAAGAGTCTATTGTAATCTGGTTCGTGATTTCATCACTTAATGATACGTTTGCAAGGAAGTTAACCGACAAAGGAACCACGATATAGTAGCCGAATAACGCGCCTATCACGAAGAGCACTGTGGCGTAGAACACAAAACCTCTAGCCGATTTTCTTTCAACATCGGTCAAAGCCGGTTTAATGAATAACCAGATTTCGAATAGGAGGTAAGGGAAGCCCAATGCAACAGCCATCAATAGACAGGAGTTGATCTGAAGCATAAACTGACCCGCCAATTCCGTATTGATGATATTGAAAGGAATCTTCTCTACACAGAAACCTTCCAGGTTCAAGGCCGCCCCAACCTTACACATCATTCTATAGGTCCAGAAGTCCAAGTTCTTCGGTCCCATGATGATCTGATTGAAAACAAAATCGTAAAATGTAAATGAAAGGATCGCAAATACGGTAATAGCAATTACAGAACGGATGATGTGCCACCTTAGGATTTCCAAATGATCGAAGAAGGACATTTCAGCCTCGATGTTCTTTCCTTTATTCTTGATTGCCTCTATGAGTTTGATATTCTTGGACATGTAGTTTTAATGCGGTGATCTAATCGTAAGAAAACAAAAATACCATTCTTCTCTCGAAGAATGGCATGTTTTGTATATGTAAAGTAAATTTTATACAACCTCCTCATCAGGATACTCCGTAAGGTCGAAAGTTTCCATGAATTTAGTCGTGAAATTACCTGCCCTAAAGTTCGGGTCACGCATTAAACGAAGGTGAAGTGGAATGGTTGTTTTTACGCCTTCAATTACGAATTCACTTAACGCACGCTCCATCGTATTGATAGCCTCTTCACGAGTTTGGGCTACACAAATCAATTTCGCGATCATGGAATCGTAGTTAGGAGGGATAGTATATCCTGAATAAACATGCGTATCTACACGCACACCATGACCCCCTGGTGAGTGGAAGTTGGTAATTTTACCTGGTGACGGACGGAAGTTGTTGAACGGATCTTCCGCATTGATACGACATTCGATTGCATGCATGGTTGGCTCGTAGCTCTTACCAGAGATCGGAATACCTGCTGCAACCTTAATCTGTTCTTTGATCAAGTCGAAGTTGATTACCTCTTCAGTAACTGGGTGCTCTACTTGGATTCGTGTGTTCATTTCCATAAAGTAGAAGTTGCGGTGTTTGTCAACCAAGAACTCGATTGTTCCAGCACCTTCATATTTTACAGCTTTGGCACCTAAGATAGCAGCTTCACCCATTTTAGCGCGCAATTCTGGCGTAATGAATGGAGATGGAGCCTCTTCAACTAATTTTTGGTGTCTCCTTTGGATAGAACAGTCACGCTCAGAAAGGTGACATACTGTTCCATATTGGTCACCGATTACCTGGATTTCAATATGGCGAGGATCCTCAACATATTTCTCTAGGTACAAACCGTCGTTTCCGAAGGCAGCACCAGACTCTTGACGAGCAGAATCCCAAGCATTTTCAAAGTCTTCATCTTTCCAAATGATACGCATTCCTCTACCACCACCGCCGGCAGTAGCTTTAAGGATGACAGGGTAACCCATATCTTTTGCAATTTGCAAACCAGTTTTTACATCTGGCAACAAACCTTCAGAACCTGGGATAGTCGGAACACCAGCTTTCTTCATGGTCTCTTTGGCAGATGCTTTGTCTCCCATTTTTTCAATCTGTTCCGCTGTAGCACCGATGAATTTGATGCCGTACTCAGCACAGATAGCAGAAAATTTAGCGTTTTCGGATAAGAAACCATATCCAGGGTGGATTGCATCAGCATTTGTAAGTTCTGCTGCAGCAATGATATTTGGAATATTTAAATAGGAATCTTTACTAGCAGGAGGGCCGATACAAACAGCTTCATCCGCAAAGCGAACGTGTAAACTATCACGGTCAGCAGTTGAATAAACTGCAACACTTTGAATACCCATCTCTTTACAAGTACGGATAATTCGAAGTGCAATTTCACCTCTATTTGCAATTAATATTTTTTTGAACATAATACTCTTTGATGTAACACTTTATCTCTTAGCACAATAAAAAAAGTTTCTGGAATTACTCCAAAAACTAACTAGGGTCTACTAAGAATAAAGGTTGGTCGTATTCTACAGGTTGAGCATCATTTACTAAAATCTTCACGATTTTACCTGATACTTCAGATTCGATTTCATTGAACAACTTCATTGCCTCAACGATACAGATAACCTTTCCAGGTGTAACATCATCACCTACATTCACAAATGATGCTTTGTCTGGTCCTGGAGAACGGTAAAATGTTCCGATAATTGGAGACTTAATAGTGATATATTTTGAGCTTTCATCAGCAGCAGGTGCCTGAGCTGCAGGGGCAGCAGCAACTGGTGCCGGAGCCGCAACTGGAGCAACTGCTTGAGCAACCTGAGGTGCTGGAAGTGTTGCCGTTACGTAAGTAGGCTCTTGATTAGTCTTTATCGTAATTTTAAAATCTTTCTCTTCGATCGATACTTCATTCACGCCCGATTTGGAAACGAATTTGATAAGATCTTGAATTTGTTTAATATCCATACTCATATGCTAGTAGGTTTGTTTAATAATTTTAAAAAATAAATAGCTATAAAGGTAATAATAAAATGCAGATTAATACGCCCATCTTAAATAAATAGAGCCCCAAGTAAACCCGCCGCCAAATGCTGCTAAGATTAGGTTGTCTCCTTTTTTAAGCTGGCTTTCCCATTCCCATAAACACAATGGAATGGTGCCACTGGTAGTATTACCGTATTTTTGAATGTTTACCATTACTTTTTCCTCAGGTAGTCCAGCACGTTCTGCTGTTGCATCGATGATACGCTTGTTCGCCTGATGAGGAACTAACCAATTAACATCTTCCGAGGTCAATTTGTTTCTCTCCATCACTTCAACAGCTACATCAGCCATATTGGTCACGGCAAATTTAAATACTGTACGTCCTTCTTGGTAAGCGTAATGAAGGCCAGCGTCTACCGTTTCATGAGTCGCCGGGTTCAACGAACCACCGCCTTTAATGTTCAGGAACTGTCCGCCAGATCCGTCTGTTTTTAATACAGCGTCGATCAGGCCATTTCCTTCTTCATTTGGTTCCAGTAATACTGCTCCACATCCGTCTCCGAATAGGATACAGGTATTTCTGTCTTTATAATTGACTACTGATGACATCTTATCGCCACCAACAACCAATACTTTTTTGTGTTTTCCAGATTCAATGAATTGAGCTCCCGTGGTCAATCCGAATAGAAATCCCGAACAAGCTGCTTGAAGATCAAAACCCCAAGCTTTTTTAGCTCCAATTTTGTCTGCCAAGATATTTGCTGTAGCAGGGAATAACATATCCGGCGTACTGGTACAGAAGATTATTAGGTCGATATCTTCAGCAGAAATCCCTCTTTTCTCCAATAGGCCATTTACTGCTGGCACGGCCAGGTCAGAAGTAGCTTTTGTTGGATCTTTTAATATTCTTCGCTCACGGATTCCTGTGCGGGTTACGATCCATTCGTCGTTAGTGTCTACCATTGTTTCCAACTCCTTGTTGGTCAGGATGTAGTCCGGAACGTAACCATGTACTGCAGTAATAGCTGCGTGAATTTTAGACATATATTTTAGTTAAATGCAGATTTGATCCTCTCAATGAATTTTGAGGCGATCATATCTCTCGACAATAATACCATATTTTTTATAGCCTTCGGCGTTGAAATTCCGTGGCCAATGATTACAGGGGCATTTACCCCTAAAATTGGGCTGCCGCCATATTGCTCGTAATTGAACCTGTCAAAGAATTGGTCCTTGAAACCTTTCTTCAGAGTAACTACATAAAATGATTCAGCTAGCTTCAGTACTACATTTCCAGTGTAGCCATCACAAACTATTACATCGGCATGATCACTGAATAGATCACGGCCTTCTGCATTTCCAATAAAATTAATCTTGTTGTTTTCTTTTAAAAGAGGGTAGGTTGCGATGGTTAGGTTGTTTCCTTTTTCTTCTTCTTCACCAATATTTAGCAAGCCAACTTTTGGTGAGGATATGCCGTAAACATGTTCTGCATACAGGCTTCCAAGGATAGCAAATTGGTTCAGCATTTCCGGCTTACAGTCTGCATTGGCCCCTACGTCCAACAAGATACCAAAGCCATCCTTAAGCTTCGGTACATTGGTCGCAATGGCAGGACGCAATACGCCTGTAATGGTCTTTACGCTGAACATGGCACCTACCAGCATAGCGCCAGTATTGCCTGCTGAAGAGAAAGAATCAATCTCTCCGTTTTTCAATAAGTCAAATCCCTTGGCTATAGAAGAGTTAGGCTTTTGGCTGATTGCTTTTGTGGGATGTTCGTGCATACCGATGTTCTCAGGTGCATGAACATAGTCAAATTTTGAGGGGTCAGATCCAGCTTCGGTAATAGCGTTTCTAATGGCTTCCTCATCACCAAATAGAACAATCCGTTGCGAATCGTCCAGCTGTTTTTGAGCTTCAATCGCTCCTTTGATATTAGAATCAGGAGCAAAATCCCCTCCCAACACGTCTAATCCAATCTTCATTCGTTATTATTTATATTATTCAATAATACGCAAAAAACATCCCAAGTGAAAGTTAATAATATAAAATATTATACTTTTTTGGGATGTTTTTAAGAAAGATGTCGTTAGACAGCAGCGGTGTTCTCAATAATTAATTTACCGTTGTAGTATAAGTTACCGTCTACTGTGTATGCGTGGTGAGGTCTGTGCACCGCGCCAGTTTCTTTACAAACAGTTAAGCTAGGTAATTCAGCTTTATAGTGTGTTCTTCTCTTGTCTCTTCTAGATTTAGAAGTTTTACGTTTTGGATGTGCCATCTCGTATCTTTTGTTTTAGTTATTTTTAATATTCTTCAATGCTTCCCAACGAGGGTCAATGTTTTCATTGTCCTCCTCAGACGAGCTTTCTTCTTCATTTTGTATCCTGTTCAACATCTCCGGGTCACATGCTATCCCTTCTCCGTTTTCATTACACTTAGGATAGGGAGGGACTGCCACATTGATGTATTCATACAGCAACGGAGCGATGTCCAATTCATAGTCGTTCTTGGATAAGGTGATCACTTCTTCCGTGTCCTCATTCCAATCTTCATCGCTGAATTTTACCAAAGCACGTTCCTTGATGTGAACTGGGGAATCAAAGGTCGATAGACAAACATCGCAAGTCAGTTTTATGGTGCCTTGAATGTCGAAATTAGCTATCAACATGTTCTCCTGTTTCTGCAAGTCGACAACCGCTTTTAGATTGCCTTCCTGTAGCAAGGAATGATCGTAACATGCAAAGAACTTCTCGTCGATTTCAAAGTCAAAACTGTGCTTACCTGTTGAAAGACCTGAAAATGGTATTCTGTATTTTTTTAGATACTTCACAATCTTGCATTTGAGCCTGCAAAAGTAACGATTAAATAAGTATAAATGAAATTTATTTTAAAAAATCGTCTAGGCTATTCGTAATAATTTTTTCCTAATTCAATTTTCGGACGGTCGTTCGCCATCCGCCATTTATTGGTGTCGCGCAATGAATAGGCACAACCGCAATATTCCTGCATGTAAAACCTTTCTTTCTTGCTGATTTCCAACATTCTCGCCGAACCACCTTTCTTGCGCCAGTTGAAAGTCCAATATTCCATGTTCGGATATCGCGAAGCAGCTCTTACACCACAGTCGTTGATCTGGCTCATCGTTTTCCAACGTGAGATTCCCAATGAACTAGAGATCACATCAAAACCATTTTGGGCCGCATATTCCGCTGTTTTCTCAAATCGCATGTCAAAACACATCGTACAGCGAATGCCCCTTTCAGGTTCATGCTCCATGCCTTTTGCCAACTCAAACCAATGATCAACATCGTAATCGGCATCAATGAATGGAATATTGTGCTTCTCAGCAAATCGGATATTCTCCTCCTTCCTTAGATCGTACTCCTTCCGTGGATGAATGTTAGGATTATAGAAATAGATCGTGAAATCTATATTTGAAGCAATCAATGCCTCCATTACCTCACCAGAACAGGGAGCACAGCAGGAGTGAAGCAAAAGCTTTTTCCCTTCGTTGGGCAATTCCAACTTCTCTCTTACAAATTCTTTGGTCTCCATTGCTTTATTATCTATTCTGCAATTTTACGGAAATACATCTATTTAACCAACTTTAACAATCTTAAAGCCCTGAGAGCTCGCCTTCAAACGATTATTTTATACATTTGTAATATAATTGATTATTTTATGAAACTGAAGTACTTATTCGCTCTCCTCGCCATCGCCACCCTCATTGGATTT contains:
- a CDS encoding ABC transporter ATP-binding protein — its product is MLTIKSLSYYYKPNKNILWNINTTLKPGSIYGLLGLNGEGKTTLLKLIVGMLIPKDGSIEFKGHFSSERIAEYFNEVYFLPDYSKLPDLGIEQFGKLYGAFYSKYDHQQYLDCIKEFNIPISNRLRALSLGQHRKVHLSFALACNSSVLLMDEPTNGLDIPSKAVFRKLLSKFINEDRIFLIATHQIRDVDVLFDHLMIMKSGSLVLDENIYQLSKKLKVSKSTADAEQALYVQEELSGSYYLVHNHSESESKLDIEFLFNAFTNNPKPIEL
- a CDS encoding M28 family peptidase — encoded protein: MKKLLILSFLIPSLFSCSVAQQANQKKYADLLTEESAKKHLTILASREFEGRGTGQEGGKKTVEYIANVFKELGLTPAVNGSYFQPVALERTSYIVDKFSINNKALENGKDLFIQGNNNSRDFKASDIVFVGYGIQSDKYNDLKGLDIAGKVVLVINEGEPTKDGNSLISGTSTPSDWSTSRFKRIQELSKLKPQMILAVSSQNAEMISRFGNRLTGGRFSLKSNETQTNQPSMDIPVANITVETANQILAAKNTTVEKVKESINNTGKANSFDVKASVDATMGVKKEEFHDPNVLGLIEGTDLKDEVVIISGHYDHDGILPDGTFFPGADDNGSGTVGVMELARAFAAAKKDGKGPRRTILFMAFAAEEKGLLGSNYYSQHPIFPLSNTVTCLNMDMIGRIDDKHLNGNHNYIHAIGSDMLSSELKAINEKANNDYTQMELDYMYDDPKDPMRIYYRSDQYNLAKHGIPVIFFFSGLHPDYHTPNDTVDKIDFPMMAKREKLVFHTAWEIANRDKKLVVDKTPAPAQ
- the rpiB gene encoding ribose 5-phosphate isomerase B, coding for MSKKIAIGSDHAGFEYKTALITFLNELGYTVQDFGPATADSVDYPDFAHPVSSSVESKENELGILICGSANGVAITANKHQGIRAAICWLEEISALARQHNDANIVCIPARFIDLDLAKRIVRTFLTTDFEGGRHANRVNKISCA
- the tatC gene encoding twin-arginine translocase subunit TatC; the encoded protein is MSKNIKLIEAIKNKGKNIEAEMSFFDHLEILRWHIIRSVIAITVFAILSFTFYDFVFNQIIMGPKNLDFWTYRMMCKVGAALNLEGFCVEKIPFNIINTELAGQFMLQINSCLLMAVALGFPYLLFEIWLFIKPALTDVERKSARGFVFYATVLFVIGALFGYYIVVPLSVNFLANVSLSDEITNQITIDSYLSTIATLTLGCGIIFLLPILIFILSKIGIMTPEFMRASRRYAIVIILVIAAIITPTADVITLLTVSAPMFILYELSIMVSANVKKAKELAEKEFYNTK
- the accC gene encoding acetyl-CoA carboxylase biotin carboxylase subunit; the encoded protein is MFKKILIANRGEIALRIIRTCKEMGIQSVAVYSTADRDSLHVRFADEAVCIGPPASKDSYLNIPNIIAAAELTNADAIHPGYGFLSENAKFSAICAEYGIKFIGATAEQIEKMGDKASAKETMKKAGVPTIPGSEGLLPDVKTGLQIAKDMGYPVILKATAGGGGRGMRIIWKDEDFENAWDSARQESGAAFGNDGLYLEKYVEDPRHIEIQVIGDQYGTVCHLSERDCSIQRRHQKLVEEAPSPFITPELRAKMGEAAILGAKAVKYEGAGTIEFLVDKHRNFYFMEMNTRIQVEHPVTEEVINFDLIKEQIKVAAGIPISGKSYEPTMHAIECRINAEDPFNNFRPSPGKITNFHSPGGHGVRVDTHVYSGYTIPPNYDSMIAKLICVAQTREEAINTMERALSEFVIEGVKTTIPLHLRLMRDPNFRAGNFTTKFMETFDLTEYPDEEVV
- the accB gene encoding acetyl-CoA carboxylase biotin carboxyl carrier protein, translating into MSMDIKQIQDLIKFVSKSGVNEVSIEEKDFKITIKTNQEPTYVTATLPAPQVAQAVAPVAAPAPVAAAPAAQAPAADESSKYITIKSPIIGTFYRSPGPDKASFVNVGDDVTPGKVICIVEAMKLFNEIESEVSGKIVKILVNDAQPVEYDQPLFLVDPS
- a CDS encoding beta-ketoacyl-ACP synthase III — protein: MSKIHAAITAVHGYVPDYILTNKELETMVDTNDEWIVTRTGIRERRILKDPTKATSDLAVPAVNGLLEKRGISAEDIDLIIFCTSTPDMLFPATANILADKIGAKKAWGFDLQAACSGFLFGLTTGAQFIESGKHKKVLVVGGDKMSSVVNYKDRNTCILFGDGCGAVLLEPNEEGNGLIDAVLKTDGSGGQFLNIKGGGSLNPATHETVDAGLHYAYQEGRTVFKFAVTNMADVAVEVMERNKLTSEDVNWLVPHQANKRIIDATAERAGLPEEKVMVNIQKYGNTTSGTIPLCLWEWESQLKKGDNLILAAFGGGFTWGSIYLRWAY
- the plsX gene encoding phosphate acyltransferase PlsX, encoding MKIGLDVLGGDFAPDSNIKGAIEAQKQLDDSQRIVLFGDEEAIRNAITEAGSDPSKFDYVHAPENIGMHEHPTKAISQKPNSSIAKGFDLLKNGEIDSFSSAGNTGAMLVGAMFSVKTITGVLRPAIATNVPKLKDGFGILLDVGANADCKPEMLNQFAILGSLYAEHVYGISSPKVGLLNIGEEEEKGNNLTIATYPLLKENNKINFIGNAEGRDLFSDHADVIVCDGYTGNVVLKLAESFYVVTLKKGFKDQFFDRFNYEQYGGSPILGVNAPVIIGHGISTPKAIKNMVLLSRDMIASKFIERIKSAFN
- the rpmF gene encoding 50S ribosomal protein L32 codes for the protein MAHPKRKTSKSRRDKRRTHYKAELPSLTVCKETGAVHRPHHAYTVDGNLYYNGKLIIENTAAV
- a CDS encoding DUF177 domain-containing protein, giving the protein MKYLKKYRIPFSGLSTGKHSFDFEIDEKFFACYDHSLLQEGNLKAVVDLQKQENMLIANFDIQGTIKLTCDVCLSTFDSPVHIKERALVKFSDEDWNEDTEEVITLSKNDYELDIAPLLYEYINVAVPPYPKCNENGEGIACDPEMLNRIQNEEESSSEEDNENIDPRWEALKNIKNN
- a CDS encoding epoxyqueuosine reductase QueH — translated: METKEFVREKLELPNEGKKLLLHSCCAPCSGEVMEALIASNIDFTIYFYNPNIHPRKEYDLRKEENIRFAEKHNIPFIDADYDVDHWFELAKGMEHEPERGIRCTMCFDMRFEKTAEYAAQNGFDVISSSLGISRWKTMSQINDCGVRAASRYPNMEYWTFNWRKKGGSARMLEISKKERFYMQEYCGCAYSLRDTNKWRMANDRPKIELGKNYYE